A window of Babylonia areolata isolate BAREFJ2019XMU chromosome 2, ASM4173473v1, whole genome shotgun sequence contains these coding sequences:
- the LOC143302058 gene encoding 1-deoxyxylulose-5-phosphate synthase YajO-like, whose product MEKRTLPGTELQVSPLCLGCWQFNDSKSTINWEGQSREVSKAIVDKCFDVGINFFDTAEGYAGSEEVLGYCLKGRRQDAVVATKYGFRNGPSTPPYSAAEIDDAVTRALRKMETDYIDILQIHFPSFVKDIQETVTELNSQIARGRIRYYGFSNFGPKNLKTYLDAGAKPVCNQMGYNLLWRSVEYEVQPICAANNISILAYSPLQQGLLTGKYTTLQDIPEGRRRGKLFSNTGDQNTLARHGQEGAEVEVFEAVNKLKGICSANNLDMAAASLAWVFQQESVPVAIVGASTPEQIEKNSKIIKLSPEILKQMCDATVSVKNKIGKQLDQWVSPDRCE is encoded by the exons ATGGAGAAGAGGACACTGCCCGGGACTGAACTGCAGGTTTCTCCTCTGTGTCTTGGCTGCTGGCAGTTCAATGACAGCAAGTCTACCATTAACTGGGAGGGTCAAAGTAGAGAG GTATCCAAAGCCATTGTTGACAAGTGCTTTGATGTGGGCATAAACTTCTTTGATACAGCAGAG GGGTATGCGGGCTCTGAAGAAGTTTTAGGATACTGTCTGAAAGGGCGGCGGCAGGATGCAGTGGTGGCCACAAAATACGGCTTCCGGAACGGtcccagcacaccaccctattCGGCAGCTGAAATTGATGATGCTGTCACTCGGGCCCTTCGCAAAATGGAAACGGACTACATTGATATTCTGCAG ATCCACTTCCCCAGTTTTGTGAAGGATATCCAGGAAACTGTTACAGAGCTGAATAGTCAGATTGCTCGTGGACGCATCCGATACTATGGGTTCTCCAACTTTGGCCCAAAGAACCTGAAGACATATCTGGATGCTGGGGCAAAGCCTGTCTGCAACCAA ATGGGGTACAACTTGCTGTGGCGGTCTGTGGAGTATGAGGTGCAGCCAATCTGTGCGGCCAACAACATCAGCATCCTGGCCTACTCCCCACTTCAGCAGGGACTACTGACGGGCAAGTACACCACCCTGCAGGACATCCCTGAAGGACGTCGCAGGGGGAAACTCTTCTCCAACActgg AGATCAGAACACGCTGGCACGCCATGGGCAGGAGGGGGCTGAAGTGGAGGTGTTTGAG GCAGTGAACAAGCTGAAAGGAATCTGTTCGGCCAACAACCTGGACATGGCAGCTGCCTCTCTGGCCTGGGTCTTCCAGCAGGAGTCTGTGCCAGTGGCCATCGTCGGTGCCAGCACACCAGAGCAGATTGAGAAAAACAGCAAAATCATCAAGCTTTCACCG GAAATCCTCAAGCAGATGTGTGACGCCACAGTGTCGGTAAAGAACAAGATTGGCAAGCAGCTGGACCAGTGGGTGTCCCCTGACCGCTGTGAATAA